GTCCTGAATCTTGTGACTTACATTGTACCGGCTACCTATTATATAGATATTCTGAGTGGAATATATTTAAGAAATCTGGGTCTCATACACCTGTGGTCGAGTTACCTGGTTCTGATGATGATGTTCATTGCACTGGCCATTGCAAATCTTGTTATACTGAAAAGGGAAGGTATGTAACATGAAATGGCTTCGAATCCGTGAACTGATCCGCAAGGAGTTCATTCAGCTTTTCAGAGACAGACGAAACCGGCCCATACTGATTATTTCACCCCTCGTACAATTACTGGTTTTCGGTTATGTTGTCAATTACGATATCAGGGATATACGGGTCGCTTTTTTTGACCAGTCGCGCACACAGGAAAGCCGCATGCTGGTTGATGCTTTCGATGCCAATAAGGTCTTTAGAATTACCCATTTCTCAAGAAACCACCGTGAATTAGAAGAATTGCTCCTTAAAGGGAAAGTAGATATTGGCGTTAAGGTAGGTCCCGATTTGAGTCGGCGTATTAGAAAAGGTGAGACGGCAAATATTCAGATCTTAGTTAATGGCAGCATGAGCAATATGGCATCTGTACGGATTGCCTATACATCGTTGATTCTCGACAGGCTTAATCGGGAATTAATCAGAGAGCTATATCCACAGCAGTTGGATTATGGAAAAATAGATGCCAGAATCAGGACATGGTATAATCCAAACCTTGACAGCCAGAACTTCTTTGTACCTGGTATTGTAGCTTTTTTGATTATGCTGATTTCCCTGCTCTTTACCTCTATGGCAATCATCAGGGAAAAAGAGGCCGGGACTATGGAACAGTTGATCGTCACGCCTTTGAGACCTATTGAGCTTATTGTAGGTAAAACCATCCCCTATATCATCATTTCTCTTGGCCAGATGTTCGTGGTAGCCCCCTTTGCTGTTTTATGGTTCAGTATCCCCGTGTCCGGAAATGTTGTCCTTCTCCTGGTTGCCGCATGTGTTTTCCTCCTGAGTACACTGGGTATCGGGCTTTTTATATCCACTATATCATCTACCCAGCAGCAGGCAATGATGACCACCTTCTTCTTTATTCTCCCCTTTTTCATGCTCAGCGGTTTTGTCTTTCCTATTGCAAACATGCCTCTTGTGGTGCAATGGTTGACTTGCCTGAATCCTTTAAGGTATTTCCTTGTTATTATTAGAGGTGTATTTTTAAAGGGAGTAGGTATGGATGTTCTCTGGCCCCAATTTGCGGCATTGACCTTCCTCGGCATGATTGTCTTTGCAGGAGCTGTCGGTCGCTTTAGAAAACGGCTTGATTAGTTAAGCTCTTCAAGATGCCCAAGTTTAATTTCTTCGAGGTAGATTCCCCGCGCCTTGCTGCGAATTAGTCATACCGGCGCGTCACCCCGGTGAAAACCGGGGCGGTATCCAAAAAATCCACTGGATTCCGTGTCAAGCACGGAATGACAGCCCC
This genomic stretch from Thermodesulfobacteriota bacterium harbors:
- a CDS encoding ABC transporter permease, coding for MKWLRIRELIRKEFIQLFRDRRNRPILIISPLVQLLVFGYVVNYDIRDIRVAFFDQSRTQESRMLVDAFDANKVFRITHFSRNHRELEELLLKGKVDIGVKVGPDLSRRIRKGETANIQILVNGSMSNMASVRIAYTSLILDRLNRELIRELYPQQLDYGKIDARIRTWYNPNLDSQNFFVPGIVAFLIMLISLLFTSMAIIREKEAGTMEQLIVTPLRPIELIVGKTIPYIIISLGQMFVVAPFAVLWFSIPVSGNVVLLLVAACVFLLSTLGIGLFISTISSTQQQAMMTTFFFILPFFMLSGFVFPIANMPLVVQWLTCLNPLRYFLVIIRGVFLKGVGMDVLWPQFAALTFLGMIVFAGAVGRFRKRLD